A portion of the Drosophila sechellia strain sech25 chromosome 2R, ASM438219v1, whole genome shotgun sequence genome contains these proteins:
- the LOC6613009 gene encoding eukaryotic translation initiation factor 5A, with amino-acid sequence MAELDDHFESTDSGASETYPMQCSALRKNGFVMLKSRPCKIVEMSTSKTGKHGHAKVHMVGIDIFSNKKYEDICPSTHNMNVPNVKREDLQLIAISDDSFLTLMNESGDLREDLKVPDGELGEQLRFDLENGKDLLCTVLKACGEECVIAIKTNTALDK; translated from the exons ATGGCTGAGTTGGACGATCATTTCGAGAGCACGGATTCCGGCGCATCGGAGACCTATCCCATGCAATGTTCGGCATTGCGCAAAAACGGATTCGTCATGCTGAAGTCGCGGCCATGCAAGATTGTCGAGATGTCTACTTCAAAGACTGGAAAGCACGGACACGCCAAGGTTCACATGGTTGGCATTGATATTTTCTCCAACAAAAA ATATGAAGATATTTGCCCATCTACTCATAACATGAATGTGCCCAATGTCAAAAGGGAGGACCTTCAGTTGATTGCTATTAGTGACGATAGCTTCCTTACATTGATGAACGAGTCCGGAGATCTGCGTGAAGACTTGAAGGTTCCTGACGGCGAATTGGGTGAACAATTGCGTTTCGATCTTGAGAATGGCAAGGACTTACTG TGCACCGTTCTCAAGGCGTGCGGAGAAGAGTGCGTTATCGCAATTAAAACCAATACTGCTCTGGACAAATAG
- the LOC6613012 gene encoding ras-related protein Rap-2c, producing MREFKVVVLGSGGVGKSALTVQFVSGCFIEKYDPTIEDFYRKEIEVDSSPCVLEILDTAGTEQFASMRDLYIKNGHGFIVMYSLTNHQTFQDISSMKNVITRVKGSQPAPILLVANKFDLDCQREVSTAEGNALAQLWDCPFIEASAKDRINVNEVFATIVREMNLTQENRQKKNYCCCTLL from the exons ATGCGCGAATTCAAAGTTGTTGTGCTCGGGTCGGGGGGAGTTGGTAAATCGGCCCTCACGGTGCAATTCGTCTCGGGATGCTTTATTGAAAAGTACGATCCCACCATCGAGGACTTCTACCGCAAGGAAATTGAG GTGGACAGCTCGCCGTGCGTCTTGGAAATCTTGGACACCGCGGGCACAGAGCAATTCGCATCCATGAGAGATCTCTACATCAAAAACGGTCATGGTTTTATTGTAATGTATTCACTTACGAACCATCAAACATTTCAG GATATTTCTAGTATGAAAAATGTGATCACTCGAGTGAAAGGAAGTCAGCCAGCACCAATCCTACTAGTCGCGAACAAATTCGATTTAGATTGCCAAAGAGAGGTATCCACCGCTGAAG GTAATGCCTTGGCACAACTGTGGGACTGTCCATTTATCGAGGCATCTGCTAAGGATCGGATAAACGTAAACGAAGTATTCGCCACCATCGTTCGAGAGATGAATTTGACGCAGGAGAatcggcaaaaaaaaaattactgtTGTTGTACGCTTTTATag
- the LOC6613006 gene encoding potassium voltage-gated channel unc-103, giving the protein MSHKSCVELSEIRKLDKIVQQCELYMSNNNINDNAAKKPPLKEFKRNRPAKSNKFVERELFSLMCNLNKIEKKQVFVSDILINASMFDDKKESLARFPKNVSDHNTLVYHKFLRTRPTNDDEALKLKAGGKSKERPGPKTTADCFFSPLLFKINNKRQCLKKVKPMKGENAVETNSIPLESKPSQHKKQKSFKKCIKCDKKKLYIKNYQVSARRECDLLCSYDPLRKNNADLFQTHKGTSYECMFKNLKYNQAEKPTDNVMGNSYDDMLDKEALLGSKSEPKGQDPNDMITSLGGNILLDQKLQNNYYHKWTLLHYSPFKAVWDWIILILVMYTAIFTPYVAAFLLGEQDYQRRNSKYINSDPIVIIDLIVDVTFIVDIIINFRTTFVNSQDEVVSHPGRIAVHYLSGWFLIDLVAAVPFDLLLVGSDTDETTTLIGLLKTARLLRLVRVARKIDRYSEYGAAVLILLMATFILIAHWLACIWYAIGNAEKSIASKNIGWLNSLAYDIQEPYFDNRTGGPSIKSRYITALYFTFTSLTSVGFGNVAPNTDAEKAFTICVMLVGSLMYASIFGNVSAIIQRLYSGTARYHTQMLRVREFIRFHQIPNPLRQRLEEYFQHAWTYTNGIDMNSLLKGFPECLQADICLHLNRKLLTTCAAFSEASPGCLRAFSLKFKTTHAPPGDILVHRGDVLTSLYFIARGSIEIQRAGNIVVLGKNDIFGENPCIYPTVGKSNGVVRALTYCDIHKLHRDDLLDVLDSYPEFLESFVSNLVITYNMRDDEHSGVDIKHRYLRAKSSDKMRSSPDIPSIRIVGLRYKKQNVNTSVHKVKNDNSRDLNIFIENEIANYHLDLFDNNN; this is encoded by the exons GCGTGGAACTGAGCGAAATTCGAAAATTGGATAAAATAGTGCAGCAATGCGAGCTGTACATGTCCAACAACAATATTAACGACAATGCGGCCAAGAAACCGCCTTTGAAGGAATTCAAGCGCAATCGCCCTGCAAAATCGAACAAATTTGTGGAGAGGGAACTCTTCTCGCTCATGTGCAACCTGAACAAGATTGAAAAGAAGCAGGTTTTCGTTTCAGATATCCTGATTAACGCCAGCATGTTCGACGACAAGAAGGAGAGTTTGGCGCGGTTTCCCAAAAACGTGTCCGACCACAACACTCTGGTGTATCACAAATTCCTGAGGACTCGACCCACTAACGATGATGAAGCCCTAAAGCTGAAGGCTGGTGGGAAATCGAAGGAAAGGCCAGGCCCGAAAACCACGGCAGATTGCTTCTTTTCGCCTCTTCTATtcaaaatcaacaacaaaaggcagtgtttgaaaaaagtgaagcCCATGAAGGGGGAAAATGCAGTCGAAACGAATAGTATCCCACTCGAATCCAAGCCAAGTCAGCACAAAAAGCAGAAGAGTTTCAAGAAATGCATTAAGTGCGACAAGAAGAAGCTGTACATCAAGAACTATCAGGTGTCCGCTCGGCGGGAATGCGATCTCCTCTGCTCTTACGATCCGTTGCGTAAAAATAACGCCGACCTCTTCCAGACCCACAAGGGCACTTCCTACGAGTGCATGTTCAAGAACCTCAAATACAACCAAGCCGAAAAGCCGACGGACAACGTGATGGGCAACTCATACGACGACATGCTGGACAAGGAGGCTCTGCTCGGATCGAAAAGCGAGCCGAAGGGTCAGGATCCCAACGACATG ATTACTTCACTGGGCGGAAACATACTGCTGGACCAGAAGTTGCAGAACAACTACTACCACAAGTGGACCCTCCTGCACTACTCGCCCTTTAAGGCTGTGTGGGATTGGATAATATTGATCCTGGTGATGTACACGGCCATTTTCACGCCCTACGTGGCTGCCTTTTTGCTTGGGGAACAGGATTACCAGCGGCGGAACAGCAAATACATCAACTCCGATCCGATTGTCATCATCGATTTGATTG TGGACGTTACCTTCATTGTGGACATTATAATAAACTTTCGAACGACCTTTGTCAACTCGCAGGACGAAGTG GTATCCCATCCTGGGCGTATAGCAGTTCACTATCTGAGCGGCTGGTTCCTAATCGATCTCGTGGCCGCCGTTCCGTTCGATTTGCTCCTGGTGGGCAGTGACACCGACGAG ACAACTACCTTAATAGGACTTTTAAAAACAGCTCGACTCTTAAGACTCGTTCGCGTGGCCCGAAAAATAGATCGTTATTCGGAATACGGAGCTGCAGTTCTTATTTTGTTGATGGCGACCTTTATTTTGATTGCCCATTGGTTGGCATGCATATG GTATGCGATTGGAAATGCGGAAAAGTCTATCGCTTCCAAGAACATCGGTTGGCTCAATTCGTTGGCCTACGATATTCAAGAACCCTATTTCGACAACCGCACTGGTGGTCCCTCTATAAAG TCGCGCTATATCACGGCTTTGTATTTCACGTTCACCTCGCTCACTTCCGTGGGATTTGGCAATGTGGCACCGAATACTGATGCTGAAAAGGCATTCACTATTTGCGTGATGCTCGTTGGAT CTCTTATGTATGcaagtatttttggaaacGTATCTGCCATTATTCAAAGGCTGTACTCGGGAACCGCCAGATATCACACGCAAATGCTGCGCGTTAGGGAGTTCATTCGCTTTCACCAG ATACCGAACCCGCTGAGGCAGAGACTGGAGGAGTACTTTCAGCACGCCTGGACCT ATACGAATGGCATCGACATGAACTCGCTGCTCAAGGGATTCCCCGAGTGCCTGCAAGCCGACATTTGCCTGCACCTGAACAGAAAGCTACTGACGACATGCGCCGCTTTCTCGGAGGCAAGTCCTGGTTGCCTGCG AGCGTTCTCCCTTAAGTTTAAAACCACCCATGCCCCGCCTGGCGATATCCTAGTCCACCGAGGAGATGTGCTCACCTCATTGTACTTCATAGCCAGGGGATCCATAGAAATCCAGAGAGCCGGCAATATTGTTGTACTTG GTAAAAACGATATATTTGGCGAGAATCCGTGCATATACCCAACGGTCGGAAAGTCGAACGGCGTGGTGAGAGCACTGACATACTGTGACATCCACAAGCTGCACAGGGACGACTTGCTGGACGTGCTGGACTCCTATCCGGAGTTCCTGGAGAGCTTCGTGAGCAACCTGGTAATAACCTACAACATGCGAGAT GACGAGCACTCTGGCGTCGACATCAAGCACCGCTACCTGAGAGCAAAGTCATCCGACAAAATGAGGAGCTCTCCTGACATACCCTCTATAAGAAT AGTCGGGCTGCGTTATAAGAAACAAAATGTTAATACTTCTGTGCATAAAGTTAAGAATGATAACTCCCGAGACCTAAATATCTTTATAGAAAACGAAATCGCAAACTATCACCTTGACTTGTTCGATAATAATAATTAG
- the LOC6613007 gene encoding uncharacterized protein LOC6613007 — protein sequence MWRKAVTALRGFIRSIWPTFLGFLRSFVENKGLLWIFVLGISGWSTVSILVLLKHRYETDSTTIGVSTAYSRWINTFPSIGICITKNRPLNEFKAMMRNHFQEEFAFSFTKMIYELAFINPNTIFTRAPTKNTSYPYDFDILEIRRKMLPTNCTECFEEVYFRGELVANCEEIFKFHVTEMGYCFLANNLLDYDSIDEMPLRYSSLDNKRNLRLILRYSVMYKYEMYVNSPEDLPFFNSLTYTISNDSTTYAFNVEEIHNHEGVIDEPISQRKCKFPSETSVKGFPYSFSACMSIIRSEFEMTACNCSLFNPEDRNDSLYCGLHKADCLIKAGVTNRVKEYVGSNTVCLPSCVEQQISLVGVITENQTIYKNNEQVTEIQIVSPPTVRYERKVTQTKLDLIVGIGSVAGLFFGASLLNLLEIISYFIKKVKTTIFG from the exons ATGTGGCGGAAGGCAGTAACGGCTCTTCGGGGATTTATCAGATCGATTTGGCCGACttttctgggatttttaaggTCCTTTGTGGAGAATAAAGG GCTGCTTTGGATTTTTGTGCTCGGCATTTCTGGATGGAGCACGGTTTCCATATTGGTTCTTCTGAAACACAGATACGAAACGGACTCCACGACAATAGGTGTGTCGACCGCCTACAGTCGCTGGATAAACACCTTCCCATCGATAGGAATCTGCATAACAAAAAACCGACCGCTTAACGAATTCAAGGCAATGATGCGGAATCATTTCCAAGAAGAGTTTGCCTTCTCCTTTACAAAAATGATATACGAATTGGCTTTTATCAACCCCAACACCATATTTACAAGGGCGCCTACCAAGAATACAAGTTACCCGTACGATTTCGATATCTTGGAAATAAGAAGAAAG ATGCTTCCAACCAATTGCACTGAATGCTTTGAAGAAGTATACTTTCGTGGCGAATTGGTGGCCAACTGCGAGGAGATATTCAAGTTTCATGTGACGGAAATGGGCTACTGCTTTCTGGCGAACAATCTTTTGGACTA CGACAGCATCGATGAAATGCCTCTCAGGTACTCTTCGTTGGACAACAAGCGAAACCTGCGACTAATCCTGCGATATTCTGTTATGTATAAATATGAG ATGTACGTCAACAGCCCCGAGGATCTGCCCTTCTTCAATTCCTTGACCTATACCATCTCCAACGACAGCACAACATACGCCTTCAACGTCGAGGAGATTCACAACCACGAAGGAGTCATCGATGAGCCCATTTCTCAGCGGAAGTGCAAGTTCCCCAGCGAGACTTCCGTCAAGGGGTTTCCTTACAG CTTCTCGGCCTGCATGTCCATCATCCGGAGTGAGTTTGAGATGACAGCTTGCAACTGCTCTCTATTCAACCCCGAGGATCGCA ACGACAGTCTCTATTGCGGATTGCACAAAGCGGATTGCTTGATTAAAG CCGGCGTGACAAACAGAGTTAAGGAGTACGTCGGAAGCAATACGGTTTGCCTGCCATCCTGCGTGGAGCAGCAGATAAGTCTAGTGGG GGTCATAACTGAAAATCAAACAATATACAAGAATAATGAACAGGTCACCGAAATCCAAATAGTCTCTCCACCCACGGTGAGGTATGAAAGAAAGGTCACCCAGACCAAGCTGGATCTAATAG TCGGCATCGGAAGTGTGGCAGGACTCTTCTTCGGCGCCTCCCTGCTGAACCTCTTGGAGATCATCTCGTACTTCATTAAAAAAGTCAAGACCACGATTTTCGGTTAG
- the LOC6613011 gene encoding 60S ribosomal protein L39 gives MAAHKSFRIKQKLAKKLKQNRSVPQWVRLRTGNTIRYNAKRRHWRRTKLKL, from the exons ATG GCTGCACACAAGTCGTTCAGAATAAAGCAGAAGCTGGCTAAGAAGCTGAAGCAGAACAGATCCGTTCCCCAATGGGTTCGCCTACGTACTGGCAACACTATTCG TTACAACGCTAAGCGCCGTCACTGGAGGCGTACCAAGTTGAAGCTGTAA
- the LOC6613013 gene encoding transcriptional coactivator yorkie isoform X2, translated as MCACLIAKIILCSFRLYTISAFYMLTTMSASSNTNSLIEKEIDDEDMLSPIKSNNLVVRVNQDTDDNLQALFDSVLNPGDAKRPLQLPLRMRKLPNSFFTPPAPSHSRANSADSTYDAGSQSSINIGNKASIVQQPDGQSPIAAIPQLQIQPSPQHSRLAIHHSRARSSPASLQQNYNVRARSDAAAANNPNANPSSQQQPAGPTFPENSAQEFPSGAPASSAIDLDAMNTCMSQDIPMSMQTVHKKQRSYDVISPIQLNRQLGALPPGWEQAKTNDGQIYYLNHTTKSTQWEDPRIQYRQQQQILMAERIKQNESGLSVLDCPDNLVSSLQIEDNLCSNLFNDAQAIVNPPSSHKPDDLEWYKIN; from the exons ATGTGCGCGTGCCTAATCGCTAAGATAATTCTATGTAGTTTTCGTTTGTATACAATAAGTGCCTTTTATATGTTAACGACGATGTCAGCCAGCAGCAATACAAACAGCCTGATCGAGAAGGAGATCGACGACGAGGACATGTTGTCGCCGATCAAGTCCAACAACCTGGTGGTGCGGGTCAACCAGGACACGGACGACAACCTGCAGGCGCTGTTCGACAGCGTCCTGAATCCGGGTGACGCCAAGCGCCCGCTGCAGCTGCCACTGCGCATGCGGAAGCTGCCCAACTCCTTCTTCACGCCCCCGGCGCCCTCGCACTCGCGGGCCAACAGCGCCGACTCCACCTACGACGCGGGCTCCCAGTCGAGCATCAACATCGGGAACAAGGCGTCCATCGTCCAGCAGCCAGATGGCCAGTCGCCCATCGCCGCCATCCCCCAGCTCCAGATCCAGCCGTCTCCCCAGCACAGCCGCCTGGCGATACATCACTCCCGAGCCCGCAGCAGCCCCGCCTCGCTGCAGCAGAACTACAACGTGCGCGCCCGGAGcgacgcagcagcagccaacAATCCGAATGCCAATCCGAGCAGCCAACAGCAGCCCGCTGGGCCCACTTTCCCAGAGAACAGTGCCCAAGAGTTCCCCAGCGGCGCCCCGGCTAGCTCGGCCATCGATTTGGACGCAATGAACACCTGCATGTCGCAGGACATTCCCATGTCCATGCAGACAGTGCACAAGAAGCAGCGCTCCTACGACGTCATCAGCCCCATTCAGTTGAACCGCCAACTGGGCGCCTTGCCGCCGGGATGGGAACAAGCCAAGACCAACGATGGCCAGATCTACTACTTGAA TCATACTACAAAATCTACGCAGTGGGAGGATCCCAGAATCCAATatcgccagcagcagcaaatctTGATGGCCGAGCGAATAAAGCAGAATG AATCTGGGCTTAGCGTGCTCGACTGCCCAGACAACTTAGTGTCTTCCCTCCAG ATTGAGGATAATCTTTGCAGTAACTTGTTCAATGACGCACAGGCCATTGTAAATCCGCCGTCTTCCCACAAACCTGACGATTTGGAATggtataaaattaattaa
- the LOC6613010 gene encoding 60S ribosomal protein L12 produces the protein MPPKFDPTEVKLVYLRCVGGEVGATSSLAPKIGPLGLSPKKIGDDIAKATSDWKGLKITVCLTIQNRQAAISVVPSAASLIIKALKEPPRDRKKQKNIKHSGNIGFEDILAIARVMRPRSMARELKGTCKEVLGTAQSVGCTVDGKHPHDVIDELNEGSIEVPAE, from the exons ATGCCTCCCAAATTCGACCCAACGGAAGTTAAATTGG TGTACCTGCGTTGCGTGGGCGGAGAAGTCGGTGCCACATCCTCCCTGGCCCCCAAGATAGGTCCCCTCGGTCTG TCGCCCAAGAAAATCGGTGATGACATCGCCAAGGCCACCTCCGACTGGAAGGGTCTGAAGATTACCGTCTGTCTGACCATCCAGAACCGACAGGCCGCCATCTCCGTGGTTCCCTCCGCCGCCTCGCTGATCATCAAGGCTCTGAAGGAACCCCCACGTGACCGCAAGAAGCAGAAGAACA TCAAGCACAGTGGAAACATTGGCTTCGAAGACATTCTGGCCATCGCCCGCGTGATGAGGCCCAGGTCCATGGCCCGTGAGCTGAAGGGAACCTGCAAGGAAGTTCTGGGAACCGCCCAGAGCGTTGGCTGCACCGTTGACGGAAAGCACCCTCATGATGTTATTGACGAACTGAACGAGGGCTCTATTGAAGTCCCCGCGGAATAA
- the LOC6613013 gene encoding transcriptional coactivator yorkie isoform X1, translated as MCACLIAKIILCSFRLYTISAFYMLTTMSASSNTNSLIEKEIDDEDMLSPIKSNNLVVRVNQDTDDNLQALFDSVLNPGDAKRPLQLPLRMRKLPNSFFTPPAPSHSRANSADSTYDAGSQSSINIGNKASIVQQPDGQSPIAAIPQLQIQPSPQHSRLAIHHSRARSSPASLQQNYNVRARSDAAAANNPNANPSSQQQPAGPTFPENSAQEFPSGAPASSAIDLDAMNTCMSQDIPMSMQTVHKKQRSYDVISPIQLNRQLGALPPGWEQAKTNDGQIYYLNHTTKSTQWEDPRIQYRQQQQILMAERIKQNDVLQTTKQTTTSTIANNLGPLPDGWEQAVTESGDLYFINHIDRTTSWNDPRMQSGLSVLDCPDNLVSSLQIEDNLCSNLFNDAQAIVNPPSSHKPDDLEWYKIN; from the exons ATGTGCGCGTGCCTAATCGCTAAGATAATTCTATGTAGTTTTCGTTTGTATACAATAAGTGCCTTTTATATGTTAACGACGATGTCAGCCAGCAGCAATACAAACAGCCTGATCGAGAAGGAGATCGACGACGAGGACATGTTGTCGCCGATCAAGTCCAACAACCTGGTGGTGCGGGTCAACCAGGACACGGACGACAACCTGCAGGCGCTGTTCGACAGCGTCCTGAATCCGGGTGACGCCAAGCGCCCGCTGCAGCTGCCACTGCGCATGCGGAAGCTGCCCAACTCCTTCTTCACGCCCCCGGCGCCCTCGCACTCGCGGGCCAACAGCGCCGACTCCACCTACGACGCGGGCTCCCAGTCGAGCATCAACATCGGGAACAAGGCGTCCATCGTCCAGCAGCCAGATGGCCAGTCGCCCATCGCCGCCATCCCCCAGCTCCAGATCCAGCCGTCTCCCCAGCACAGCCGCCTGGCGATACATCACTCCCGAGCCCGCAGCAGCCCCGCCTCGCTGCAGCAGAACTACAACGTGCGCGCCCGGAGcgacgcagcagcagccaacAATCCGAATGCCAATCCGAGCAGCCAACAGCAGCCCGCTGGGCCCACTTTCCCAGAGAACAGTGCCCAAGAGTTCCCCAGCGGCGCCCCGGCTAGCTCGGCCATCGATTTGGACGCAATGAACACCTGCATGTCGCAGGACATTCCCATGTCCATGCAGACAGTGCACAAGAAGCAGCGCTCCTACGACGTCATCAGCCCCATTCAGTTGAACCGCCAACTGGGCGCCTTGCCGCCGGGATGGGAACAAGCCAAGACCAACGATGGCCAGATCTACTACTTGAA TCATACTACAAAATCTACGCAGTGGGAGGATCCCAGAATCCAATatcgccagcagcagcaaatctTGATGGCCGAGCGAATAAAGCAGAATG ATGTTTTGCAAACTACAAAACAAACTACCACATCGACCATTGCTAACAATTTGGGTCCACTGCCGGATGGTTGGGAGCAGGCAGTTACCGAGTCCGGAGATCTTTACTTTATAAATCACATTGATCGAACGACTTCATGGAATGATCCCAGAATGC AATCTGGGCTTAGCGTGCTCGACTGCCCAGACAACTTAGTGTCTTCCCTCCAG ATTGAGGATAATCTTTGCAGTAACTTGTTCAATGACGCACAGGCCATTGTAAATCCGCCGTCTTCCCACAAACCTGACGATTTGGAATggtataaaattaattaa
- the LOC6613008 gene encoding cell wall protein DAN4, with the protein MLGKVKGSIIVIYMTTGLLYILLSIKTSASYMRPKRQMWPVDHPAIVLYRQHPNAMRKFYWYNTRTPILVGKMRLKNYMRNMHMLPRYVPSPVQFHEAYANSKRSIFRDLSKVNGFKSTSIPTATSTVEFVAAPLNTIEYSSPPVNAPIGFSAAPVNAFVPLTTGTLPGAERLIGAPSQWNHSETHVSNDGWKKCRENCLQIPFQEYAKDQFSSQSMTSDLPVTTTTTLPYFNYVAHTYFTLDDVILPHSASKLAKSPAQDQQFRPSHQVLTTERPHELFTERIQHNTPPPTTTTTTTEFIFPGKTTALDMEYRYSTRPSWFSPTTSSTTTTEAAASEDSPIWTTPQPVQNVYSTASVTTGSYKHRLKSLKATKNFSSSIETKLKLLKLHLKNLVTTRETPKNVQNLTTPAVLDNNTTLETTTTTTTPTPPRRRTNVNRKLRKLRVLASTIKVPVQISRNSTDSSKAMGEFKKSLPKRIYQRRKHLNSTAMPEAAKNTTADTDIESIKKLKRRTTAKPRKSTKVDDNVIVRNSTQAISHTLAKSRADGLSEEKHALVTESAIMTISSGTLKMRQPHIKARSKPQRSRKISHLENDNFIPSLPIEVYFKKVNQQ; encoded by the exons ATGCTGGGGAAAGTGAAAGGAAGCATTATTGTCATTTACATGACCACTG GACTGCTGTACATACTGCTCAGCATAAAAACATCCGCCAGCTACATGAGGCCAAAACGCCAG ATGTGGCCCGTGGATCATCCAGCGATCGTCCTCTATAGACAGCACCCGAACGCCATGCGAAAGTTCTACTGGTACAACACCAGGACCCCGATCCTGGTGGGCAAAATGCGCCTAAAAAACTACATGCGCAACATGCACATGCTGCCCCGATACGTGCCCTCACCTGTCCAGTTCCACGAGGCCTATGCGAACTCGAAGAG GAGCATCTTCAGGGACTTGAGCAAAGTCAATGGGTTCAAGAGCACATCCATACCCACTGCTACTTCCACCGTGGAGTTCGTTGCGGCCCCGCTCAACACGATTGAGTACAGTTCCCCTCCGGTAAACGCACCTATTGGTTTCAGTGCAGCCCCTGTCAACGCCTTTGTGCCCCTCACGACGGGAACCCTTCCGGGCGCAGAACGCCTCATTGGCGCTCCGAGTCAGTGGAACCACTCCGAAACCCACGTGTCCAACGACGGCTGGAAGAAGTGCCGCGAAAACTGCCTCCAGATTCCGTTCCAGGAGTATGCCAAGGACCAATTCAGCTCGCAGAGCATGACCAGTGACCTGCCGGTGACCACGACAACAACTTTGCCCTACTTCAACTACGTTGCGCACACCTACTTCACCCTTGACGACGTGATTCTGCCCCACTCCGCATCGAAACTCGCCAAATCTCCAGCACAAGACCAGCAATTTCGCCCAAGTCATCAAGTACTCACAACGGAAAGGCCCCACGAGCTTTTCACCGAACGGATTCAGCACAACACACCGCCTCCAACTACCACAACCACGACGACTGAATTCATTTTTCCAGGGAAAACCACTGCTTTGGACATGGAGTACAGATATAGCACCCGACCAAGCTGGTTTAGCCCCACTACCTCCAGCACTACAACAACCGAAGCTGCGGCTTCTGAGGATTCCCCGATATGGACAACTCCGCAACCCGTTCAGAACGTCTATTCCACGGCGAGTGTTACGACAGGATCCTATAAGCATAGACTTAAGTCCTTGAAAGCGACCAAAAACTTCTCTTCAAGCATTGAAACTAAACTGAAACTTTTGAAGCTTCATCTTAAAAACCTTGTTACAACTAGGGAAACGCCGAAGAACGTTCAGAATCTAACGACTCCAGCTGTTCTTGACAACAACACCACTTTGGAAacgactacaacaacaactacgCCCACACCGCCAAGAAGAAGAACAAACGTCAATAGAAAACTGAGAAAGCTGCGAGTTTTGGCATCGACCATAAAGGTTCCGGTGCAGATTTCGAGAAATTCTACAGATTCCAGCAAAGCCATGGGAGAATTCAAAAAGAGTTTACCGAAAAGAATTTACCAACGGCGCAAGCACTTGAACTCCACTGCAATGCCAGAAGCCGCGAAAAACACAACAGCTGATACCGATATCGAATCGATTAAAAAACTTAAGCGCCGAACAACAGCAAAACCCCGGAAATCGACTAAGGTCGATGACAATGTTATCGTTCGAAACTCAACGCAGGCGATAAGTCATACTTTGGCAAAATCTCGCGCCGATGGTTTATCAGAAGAAAAACACGCTTTGGTCACAGAATCGGCAATTATGACTATTTCTAGTGGTACTTTAAAAATGAGGCAGCCCCATATTAAGGCAAGGTCAAAGCCGCAAAGGTCCAGAAAAATCTCGCACCTGGAAAACGATAATTTCATACCGTCGTTGCCCATTGAAGTGTATTTTAAAAAAGTAAATCAGCAGTAA